Proteins from one Thermofilaceae archaeon genomic window:
- a CDS encoding ATP-binding protein, which produces MRVGYVISRRPPTNSSFEFELEEPGSVAVGDFVEVPLDRGALLARVAKAYVENQLLSSPGLVREHSLYGLKLPSRAALETSEVHVARAEAVGIVAEDGIHPPSTPPTPGSPVYTAAGTSLARLLGFVEGGVRLGRVWRSGVEAVLDAELLLKHHVAVLGATGSGKSYTCGVLAEEVLELGLPLVVLDPHGEYATLSERYRVRRLRADRVAIPPGEVSPDAIAEATEMSDVQRDLLYLAWQEAEGPYLEDLEEAVRRVTAQFRFRDETLIALVRRLRVLKAYGAFTGKGERLELAEGEALIIDVGLGMPEHVTRALAGSIVWRLFEARKLGDAPPFALIVDEAQRFLPVDEETFSRTALRTVAREGRKFGASLTIASQRVVGLDKDVLSQCGTKILLRMDSPTDLAMLKPALGSYAKLLPHLPTGVALVTGVSARYPVLVEVRGRKTTHGGSGVKLRVKAPSGGTG; this is translated from the coding sequence GTGAGGGTCGGCTACGTCATATCCAGGAGGCCGCCCACCAACTCCAGCTTCGAGTTCGAGCTCGAGGAGCCGGGCAGCGTCGCGGTGGGGGACTTCGTCGAGGTCCCCCTGGATAGGGGGGCTCTACTCGCCAGGGTCGCGAAAGCCTACGTGGAGAACCAGCTGCTCTCGAGCCCCGGGCTCGTCAGGGAGCACTCGCTCTACGGGCTCAAGCTGCCCAGCAGAGCCGCCCTGGAGACCTCCGAGGTCCACGTGGCCAGGGCCGAGGCGGTCGGCATCGTGGCTGAGGACGGCATCCACCCTCCGAGCACCCCACCCACCCCCGGCTCCCCCGTGTACACGGCGGCCGGCACCTCCCTCGCCAGGCTCCTCGGCTTCGTGGAGGGAGGGGTTAGGCTGGGGCGCGTCTGGAGGAGCGGGGTTGAAGCGGTGCTGGACGCGGAGCTTCTGCTGAAGCACCACGTTGCGGTTCTGGGGGCGACGGGCTCGGGGAAGTCCTACACGTGCGGAGTGCTGGCCGAGGAGGTTCTGGAGCTCGGGCTCCCCCTCGTCGTCCTCGACCCCCACGGCGAGTACGCGACCCTCTCCGAGCGCTACAGGGTGAGGCGCCTGCGGGCCGACCGGGTCGCCATCCCGCCCGGGGAGGTTTCGCCGGACGCGATAGCCGAGGCCACCGAGATGAGCGACGTGCAGAGGGACCTGCTCTACCTGGCCTGGCAGGAGGCCGAGGGCCCCTACCTCGAGGACCTCGAGGAGGCGGTGAGGAGGGTTACGGCTCAGTTCCGTTTCAGGGACGAGACACTGATCGCGCTGGTGAGGAGGCTCAGGGTCCTCAAGGCCTACGGCGCCTTCACTGGGAAGGGCGAGCGGCTCGAGCTGGCCGAGGGCGAGGCGCTCATCATCGACGTGGGGCTCGGGATGCCGGAGCACGTAACGAGGGCGCTGGCCGGCTCCATCGTCTGGCGCCTCTTCGAGGCGAGGAAGCTGGGCGACGCGCCGCCCTTCGCCCTGATCGTCGACGAGGCCCAACGCTTCCTGCCCGTCGACGAGGAAACGTTCTCGAGGACGGCGCTCCGGACGGTTGCTAGGGAGGGGAGGAAGTTCGGGGCCTCCCTCACCATCGCCAGCCAGAGGGTCGTGGGCCTCGACAAGGACGTGCTCAGCCAGTGCGGGACGAAGATCCTCCTGCGTATGGACAGCCCAACCGACCTGGCGATGCTCAAGCCCGCCCTGGGGAGCTACGCGAAGCTCCTCCCCCACCTGCCCACCGGCGTGGCGCTCGTGACCGGCGTCTCCGCCCGCTACCCAGTCCTCGTCGAGGTTAGAGGGAGGAAGACCACCCACGGAGGCTCCGGAGTCAAGCTCCGGGTAAAGGCGCCGAGCGGAGGCACAGGCTAG